The Vicia villosa cultivar HV-30 ecotype Madison, WI linkage group LG1, Vvil1.0, whole genome shotgun sequence genome includes a region encoding these proteins:
- the LOC131644836 gene encoding uncharacterized protein LOC131644836, which produces MLLSEYDIEYRAQKAVKGCVLAEYLAHQPIDDHQSIRMDFPDEDVMYLRSLDCDEPLPEEGPEPGSKWGLIFDGASNIHGHGIGAVIITPQGSHIPFTARICFDCTHNIAEYESYIMGLEEAIDQRIKILDVYGDFALAINQIKGECETRHPGLIPYKDYARRLLTFFNKVEFHHIPRDENQMADALATLSSMYKVNFHNEEPQITIRRLDRPAHVFAVEELTDEKPWYFDIKHFLQTQEYPLRASKKHKKTLRRLAGSFFINADVLYKRNYDMVLLRCVDRHEVDMLMHEIHEGSFGTHANGHLMAKKMLRAGYYWLTMESDCYKFVKECHKCQVYADKIHVPQTLLNVISSLWPFSMWGIDIINMIEPKASNGHRFILVAIDYFTKWVEATSYANATRQVVVIFIKNNIICRYGVPSKIITDNS; this is translated from the coding sequence atgttgctatctgaatatgatattgaataccgagctcaaaaagctgtgaaaggaTGTGTGTTGGCAGAATACcttgctcaccaaccaattgatgatcatcaatctatcagaatggacttcccggaTGAGGATGTGATGTATTTAAGATCTCtagattgtgatgaaccgttgccagaagaaggaccagagcCTGGATctaaatggggtttaatttttgatggagcttctaatattcATGGTCATGGTATTGGTGCTGTAATTATTACCCCGCAAGGTTCACAtattcctttcactgcaaggatatgttttgattgtacacataatattgctgaatatgaatcttacatcatgggacttgaagaagccattgatcagagaattaagattcttgatgtttatggagattttgCACTTgcgattaatcagattaaaggagaatgtgAAAcgcgtcatcctggcttgatcccttacaaagattacgccagaaggctgttgacattctttaacaaagttgaattccaccacatccctcgagatgagaatcagatggctgatgcattggccacattgtcttccatgtacaaagtgaatttccataatgaggagcctcaaattacaatcaggcgtcttgatagacctgctcatgtatttgcagttgaggaattaacagatgagaagccttggtatttcgatattaaacatttccttcagacccaagagtacccacttaGGGCATCAAAAAAGCATAAGAagactttgaggagattggctggcagttttttcatcaatgcggatgttttgtataaaagaaattatgacatggtcctgcttagatgcgtggatagacacgaagtagacatgttgatgcatgaaattcatgaaggttcttttggtactcatgccaatggacatttgatggctaaaaagatgcttagagcaggttactattggctgacaatggaatctgattgctacaagtttgtaaaggagtgtcacaagtgtcaagtgtatgctgacaaaatTCATGTGCCTcaaacacttctcaatgttatttcctctctatggcctttctctatgtggggtattgatatcattaacatgattgaacccaaggcttcgaacggacatcgattcatcctggtagcaattgattactttaccaaatgggtagaagccaCTTCATATGCTAATGCGACAAGGCAAGTTGTGGTcatatttatcaagaacaacatcatctgcagatatggtgtaccaagcaagatcattactgataacaGCTAA
- the LOC131594411 gene encoding uncharacterized protein LOC131594411 → MVRRDLEKEIIGPRSKLYEDLFGKRLSTVRSSLVIETLGQQPPNKWMTLPDMGYVIANRYNVVLVSLGHPSLSYFPMTSAHSPNASIYCIGFVDGNHWVQVNMNEGFPLPPVTTDWKKYCTKDATSWMVGFVGRLQHWQRLTPILPKYVSL, encoded by the exons ATGGTTCGTCGGGATTTGGAGAAAGAAATTATAGGTCCTAGAAGCAAGTTGTATGAGGATTTATTTGGTAAACGCCTTTCAACAGTGAGATCATCATTGGTGATAGAAACTTTAGGACAACAGCCACCAAATAAATGGATGACGTTACCTGATATGGGCTATGTAATAGCTAATCGGTATAACGTTGTTCTCGTCTCTTTAGGTCACCCTAGTTTGAGTTACTTTCCTATGACGAGTGCACATTCACCTAATGCATCCATTTACTGCATCGGATTTGTCGATGGAAATCATTGGGTTCAG GTAAACATGAATGAAGGGTTCCCGTTGCCACCTGTCACAACTGATTGGAAGAAATATTGCACAAAAGATGCAACTTCTTGGATGGTAGGATTTGTCGGGCGGTTACAACATTGGCAACGGCTTACGCCTATACTGCCAAAATATGTCAGCTTGTGA